Proteins encoded by one window of Paenibacillus sp. DCT19:
- a CDS encoding glycoside hydrolase family 30 beta sandwich domain-containing protein produces the protein MAHISKFVRPGAVRVDSNQEKGKLENVAFRNPDGTMVLVAATTGEEDASFKVVINGKEFHYSLPAKSAVTFRWKPINASGRLP, from the coding sequence TTGGCGCATATCAGTAAGTTTGTACGCCCTGGAGCGGTAAGAGTAGATTCCAATCAGGAGAAAGGCAAGCTGGAGAATGTTGCTTTTCGCAATCCGGATGGAACGATGGTACTGGTTGCAGCTACTACGGGAGAAGAAGATGCCTCGTTCAAAGTGGTGATAAATGGAAAGGAATTTCACTACAGCTTGCCTGCAAAGTCAGCCGTAACCTTCCGCTGGAAACCGATAAACGCCAGTGGAAGGTTGCCTTAA
- a CDS encoding acetyltransferase, with protein sequence MLIVSYREQDHEQLVRIWESAVRATHTFLEEHHIQFYRDMVGEILEQRQVEVWEVLDREQQPVGFIGLDNNSIEMLFVDPSQHGQGVGRLLIKHTIKLKGHHLKVDVNEQNAGAAQFYEKMGFVQIGRSELDGSGNPFPLLHLEIS encoded by the coding sequence ATGCTTATCGTTTCATATCGTGAACAAGATCATGAGCAGTTGGTTCGGATCTGGGAGAGCGCTGTTCGAGCAACGCATACGTTTTTGGAAGAGCATCACATTCAGTTCTATCGAGACATGGTAGGTGAAATACTAGAGCAACGGCAAGTTGAGGTATGGGAAGTGCTAGATAGGGAGCAACAACCTGTCGGCTTTATCGGTTTAGACAATAATTCTATTGAGATGTTATTCGTCGATCCAAGTCAGCATGGACAGGGAGTAGGGCGTCTGCTGATCAAGCATACCATCAAACTCAAAGGGCACCATCTCAAGGTGGATGTGAATGAACAGAATGCTGGAGCAGCGCAATTTTATGAAAAAATGGGATTTGTACAGATCGGTCGCTCTGAACTTGATGGATCCGGCAATCCGTTCCCGCTGCTGCATCTGGAGATTTCATAA